The following coding sequences are from one Mesorhizobium onobrychidis window:
- a CDS encoding FliI/YscN family ATPase produces MTSPATKIESRLASIVPNLRSGLRDDASRPRKGRVRRVTGTVIHATVEEVRIGEICELVDPRTGTATKAEVVGLMDEMAILVPLGDLTGLSSLTEVIATGKTQTVSVGPGLLGRVISAFGEPLDGKPLSPDDITGSYPVNAYPPSPLERSLISEPIQLGIRALDGLLTCARGQRVGIFGEPGVGKSILLSDIVSGTDADVAVVALVGERGREVREFIEHQLGPEGLARAIIVVATSDRPAIERVKAAYVATSIAEYFRDQGKHVLLAMDNITRFARAQREIGLASGEPPTRRGFPSSLFAVLPRLLERSGPGRVGSITSLYSVLLEGDGTLDPVAEEIQALLDGHVFLSNELAQRNHFPAIDVLRSRSRLMDTVVPAEHRSDAGRLRELLARYADVELLLRVGEYEKGSDAVADEAVAKIDIINAFLRQPSATHETIEQTRERMRGIVNERS; encoded by the coding sequence ATGACAAGTCCCGCCACCAAGATCGAGAGCCGCCTCGCATCGATCGTTCCGAACCTGCGTTCCGGCCTGCGTGACGATGCCAGCCGACCCAGGAAAGGGCGTGTACGGCGAGTGACCGGCACGGTCATTCACGCGACGGTGGAGGAGGTTCGGATCGGCGAGATATGCGAACTCGTCGATCCCAGGACCGGCACGGCGACCAAGGCGGAAGTCGTTGGGCTCATGGACGAGATGGCAATCCTTGTTCCGCTTGGCGATCTCACCGGTCTTTCAAGCCTTACGGAGGTTATTGCGACCGGAAAAACCCAAACGGTGTCCGTCGGGCCCGGCCTGCTTGGTCGGGTGATCAGCGCGTTCGGCGAGCCATTGGATGGCAAGCCGCTTTCGCCGGATGACATTACCGGCAGCTATCCGGTCAATGCCTATCCGCCATCTCCGCTGGAGCGCAGTTTGATTTCCGAGCCTATCCAGCTCGGAATCCGCGCCCTCGATGGGCTTCTCACCTGCGCGCGTGGGCAGCGCGTAGGTATCTTCGGCGAGCCTGGCGTCGGCAAGTCGATCCTGCTTTCGGATATCGTCAGCGGCACCGACGCAGATGTTGCTGTGGTTGCTCTTGTCGGCGAACGCGGACGTGAAGTGCGCGAATTCATCGAGCATCAGCTCGGGCCGGAAGGGCTGGCGCGGGCAATCATCGTCGTCGCGACGTCCGACCGGCCGGCGATCGAGCGCGTCAAGGCCGCTTATGTGGCAACCAGCATTGCCGAATATTTTCGCGACCAGGGCAAGCATGTGTTGCTGGCAATGGACAACATCACGCGGTTTGCCCGTGCGCAGCGCGAGATTGGCCTCGCTTCAGGCGAGCCGCCGACGCGTCGCGGTTTTCCGTCTTCGCTTTTTGCAGTTCTGCCCCGATTGCTCGAGCGCTCAGGGCCTGGCCGCGTCGGCTCCATTACAAGCCTCTACAGCGTTCTTCTGGAGGGCGATGGCACGCTGGATCCGGTTGCCGAAGAAATCCAAGCGCTTCTCGATGGCCACGTCTTTCTGTCGAACGAACTTGCACAGCGCAATCATTTCCCGGCCATCGACGTGCTGCGCAGCCGCAGCCGCCTCATGGACACGGTGGTGCCGGCTGAGCATCGGTCGGACGCCGGCCGCTTACGGGAGTTGCTCGCCCGCTACGCCGACGTCGAATTGCTGCTGCGCGTCGGTGAATACGAAAAGGGCAGCGACGCGGTGGCGGACGAGGCGGTGGCGAAAATCGACATCATCAACGCCTTCCTGCGACAGCCGTCCGCCACCCACGAGACAATCGAGCAGACACGTGAACGCATGCGGGGGATCGTCAATGAAAGATCGTGA
- the sctL gene encoding type III secretion system stator protein SctL, which translates to MVEPGKAITGVPRRPNGRILRAAEARAWQDGHTFLDEARRDAQQLRDAARRAYAAEYAQGYEDGKARGDADAARLVSETAVKVDRYLGGLEAEIISLALDVVRRVLGEFDVSMLVAKAAAQAVAEIRRAKYLKVRLHPASVNRVRDELYAVLRESDLGMTVEIDADDTLATDACILSTDFAVIDASIDAQLNAFAAAISSKAEAPA; encoded by the coding sequence ATGGTCGAACCAGGCAAAGCGATCACTGGCGTGCCGAGGCGTCCTAACGGCCGCATCCTGCGCGCTGCTGAGGCACGCGCCTGGCAAGATGGGCACACCTTTCTCGACGAAGCCAGGCGTGATGCGCAGCAGTTGCGTGACGCCGCTCGGCGGGCCTATGCGGCCGAATATGCGCAAGGCTATGAAGACGGCAAGGCGCGAGGCGACGCGGATGCCGCGCGTTTGGTGAGCGAGACCGCGGTCAAGGTCGATCGTTATCTTGGTGGGCTGGAAGCCGAAATCATCAGTCTAGCCCTAGATGTCGTCAGGCGAGTGCTGGGAGAATTCGACGTCAGCATGCTGGTCGCCAAGGCGGCCGCGCAGGCCGTCGCTGAAATTCGCCGCGCCAAATATCTGAAGGTCCGACTTCATCCCGCTTCCGTTAACAGGGTTCGCGACGAACTGTATGCGGTCCTGCGCGAGAGTGACTTGGGCATGACCGTCGAGATCGACGCGGATGATACGCTCGCCACGGACGCCTGCATCCTCTCGACCGATTTTGCCGTCATTGACGCCAGTATCGACGCACAGCTCAATGCCTTTGCCGCTGCGATTTCATCAAAGGCCGAGGCGCCGGCATGA
- a CDS encoding SctK family type III secretion system sorting platform protein: MSNPAGYADAARLAQCFDGTIGEAACERMLRSQRLHERLSELLLDHYGLTAAVSDEPADEVDRAIALSSGEELEELSLRSGAIYWASSLAAVIDGREAAALQAALGADLCAIAVANRDLTGPMQPLKPMEDIHPRVYADGLSCLGAWCRSMPGETSMRVRLKLMPHELVDQTTAKPFSEAGPAIVRRAMG; encoded by the coding sequence ATGTCCAATCCTGCAGGCTATGCGGATGCGGCCCGGCTGGCGCAATGCTTTGACGGCACGATCGGCGAGGCTGCCTGCGAGCGTATGTTGCGGTCGCAACGCCTGCATGAGCGATTGTCGGAGCTTCTGCTCGACCATTATGGACTCACTGCCGCAGTTTCCGACGAGCCTGCCGACGAGGTGGACCGTGCGATTGCCTTGTCGTCGGGTGAGGAGTTGGAGGAACTTTCGCTTCGCTCGGGCGCGATCTACTGGGCCAGCAGTCTGGCCGCCGTCATTGATGGACGCGAGGCGGCCGCGTTGCAGGCCGCACTTGGCGCGGATCTCTGCGCTATCGCAGTGGCCAACCGCGATCTGACCGGCCCAATGCAGCCGTTGAAGCCGATGGAAGATATTCATCCTCGTGTCTATGCCGACGGCTTGAGTTGCCTTGGCGCCTGGTGTCGGTCGATGCCCGGCGAAACGAGCATGCGCGTTCGCCTCAAACTGATGCCGCATGAGCTTGTTGATCAGACGACGGCCAAACCATTTTCCGAAGCTGGTCCGGCGATTGTTCGACGGGCGATGGGTTAG
- the sctJ gene encoding type III secretion system inner membrane ring lipoprotein SctJ produces MLVLQACSVELYSNLNQRQANEIVATLMRHGIAAQREAGKDGKMTVSVQKDRFAEAMAILDESGLPKQEFQTLGDVFKRDGLVSSPVEERATMIYGLSQELSQTISDIDGVLSARVHLVLPENDPLRQRLVPSSASVFIRHRASVPMNELIPQVKMLVAKGIAGLTYDNVSVTLIPVTAAVPELATGEAGFTTFLGLWLHPDSLVAAMWLFYGMTAAILALAARLAYVRWYRRPGVYALDASAMPVKKT; encoded by the coding sequence ATGCTTGTGCTCCAGGCGTGCTCGGTTGAGCTGTATTCCAACCTCAACCAGCGGCAGGCCAACGAGATCGTGGCCACGCTGATGCGTCACGGGATTGCGGCCCAACGCGAGGCCGGCAAGGACGGCAAAATGACGGTTTCCGTGCAGAAGGACCGTTTCGCCGAAGCCATGGCGATTCTCGACGAAAGCGGATTGCCCAAACAGGAATTCCAGACGCTCGGCGACGTGTTCAAGCGAGACGGGCTTGTATCCTCGCCGGTCGAAGAGCGGGCGACGATGATCTATGGCCTGAGCCAGGAACTGTCGCAGACGATTTCGGACATCGACGGCGTGCTTTCCGCGCGCGTTCATCTCGTCCTGCCCGAAAATGATCCGCTGAGACAGCGGCTGGTGCCATCGTCCGCCTCCGTCTTCATCCGGCACCGCGCATCCGTTCCGATGAATGAGCTGATCCCGCAGGTCAAGATGCTGGTGGCCAAAGGCATCGCCGGGCTGACCTATGACAATGTATCCGTCACGCTCATTCCGGTGACCGCAGCAGTGCCCGAGCTCGCAACCGGCGAGGCAGGTTTCACAACATTCCTCGGCCTCTGGCTGCATCCGGACAGCCTCGTCGCCGCGATGTGGCTGTTTTACGGCATGACGGCGGCCATACTCGCGCTGGCTGCCCGGCTGGCCTACGTCCGGTGGTATCGACGACCCGGTGTCTATGCGCTCGACGCTTCGGCAATGCCTGTGAAGAAGACATGA
- a CDS encoding type III secretion protein has protein sequence MAEALVELGRNMQAPMRVSKLVKGRLSAGMPVGTAREFLQEICNRYGLVWHFDGIVMNVATEAEVRTEMIPLDANTAASAEDRLSRLGVIDPRFPTKVSKQDDVVSVSGPPSYVELVRKTLGVPAAPSTKPDPGKVVPVRVFRGRQAEAQNVPSGKSN, from the coding sequence GTGGCCGAGGCGCTGGTCGAGCTAGGCCGCAACATGCAGGCGCCCATGCGTGTCAGCAAACTCGTAAAGGGCCGTTTAAGCGCCGGCATGCCGGTTGGAACGGCCCGCGAGTTTCTGCAAGAGATCTGCAATCGATACGGGTTGGTCTGGCATTTCGACGGCATCGTCATGAACGTCGCGACCGAAGCTGAAGTCCGGACGGAAATGATCCCGCTTGATGCCAATACCGCTGCCAGTGCGGAAGATCGGCTTTCGCGACTGGGGGTCATCGATCCGAGGTTTCCGACAAAGGTTTCCAAGCAAGACGATGTTGTCTCGGTATCGGGGCCACCATCCTATGTTGAACTTGTCAGGAAAACACTGGGAGTTCCTGCGGCGCCGAGCACCAAGCCGGATCCTGGCAAAGTCGTTCCGGTCCGCGTTTTCCGCGGAAGGCAGGCGGAGGCGCAGAATGTCCCCTCCGGCAAATCGAACTAA
- a CDS encoding L,D-transpeptidase: MAAILIRHANLPVPVSDAGRKVLLSPRLIRRLCASVLIAATSIAAMAPAQAQSNSGYDPRSWTYDPAKNVLVSPSAPDQTSDEEIRPEWSAIPREIVHFSEAQPKGSIVINTTERRLYYILGGGRALRYAVGVGKEGLEWSGRDTISSKKNWPDWRPPAEMRSREASKGRFLPAHVEGGPNNPLGARALYIGNTLYRVHGTNQPWTVGQANSSGCIRMTNEDVIDLYDRVKIGAQIIVRH; this comes from the coding sequence GTGGCGGCAATCTTGATCCGGCATGCGAACTTGCCTGTTCCCGTCAGCGATGCGGGACGCAAAGTCCTGCTCAGCCCGCGCCTTATCCGGAGATTGTGTGCATCAGTTCTGATAGCTGCCACGTCGATTGCCGCCATGGCGCCGGCGCAGGCCCAATCGAATAGCGGTTATGACCCACGAAGCTGGACTTATGATCCGGCAAAAAATGTGCTGGTCTCCCCTTCCGCTCCCGACCAGACTTCGGACGAAGAAATCCGGCCCGAGTGGTCAGCAATTCCTAGGGAGATCGTGCATTTCAGCGAGGCTCAACCGAAGGGATCGATCGTCATCAACACCACGGAGCGGCGGCTTTACTACATCTTGGGGGGCGGCAGGGCGCTGCGATACGCGGTAGGCGTTGGAAAGGAGGGATTGGAGTGGTCCGGCCGCGACACGATTTCGAGCAAAAAGAACTGGCCAGATTGGCGGCCGCCGGCCGAAATGCGATCCAGAGAAGCATCAAAAGGCCGCTTCCTGCCCGCTCATGTCGAGGGAGGACCGAACAATCCATTGGGGGCGCGCGCATTGTATATCGGCAACACGCTTTATCGCGTCCACGGCACCAACCAGCCATGGACCGTCGGACAGGCCAACTCCTCCGGTTGCATTCGCATGACCAACGAGGATGTTATCGATCTTTATGACCGAGTGAAGATCGGTGCCCAGATCATTGTACGGCATTGA
- a CDS encoding LysR family transcriptional regulator, with translation MIPFNIKQLETFLLVATFGSFRKAAERLNTTQPAVSTRIAGLEEALGAKLFERQSSTVRLTAEGQRLLPPAQRVLRVAERLQLMASSLSETSETTRVLRLGVAETIVHTWLPDFLKALKATYPLVETDIVVDATTTLRNELMSHRLDLAVLMGPVLEYSIENIDMPSFPLVWVCSPQLELPNRRKVTLNDLMQFPIISYARTTRPYSELYRKLTGEFEETPRIFPANSLAASIKMTLNGIGIASLPEGVVQDYIASGKLRVVECEWHPSDLQFTASYSSEPSNPIAQRAAKLAACVAHAYAARTDKLRPAVSQPTKVAGR, from the coding sequence GTGATACCTTTCAACATCAAGCAGCTCGAAACCTTTCTCCTGGTGGCCACCTTTGGAAGCTTTCGAAAGGCGGCGGAACGCCTGAACACCACGCAGCCGGCGGTGTCCACCCGAATTGCCGGGTTGGAGGAAGCGCTTGGTGCCAAGCTGTTCGAGCGGCAGAGCAGCACGGTCAGGCTGACCGCCGAGGGACAACGGCTGCTACCACCTGCCCAACGGGTTCTGCGGGTAGCGGAGCGGCTGCAACTGATGGCCAGCTCTCTTTCAGAGACTTCAGAGACGACGAGGGTGCTGAGGCTTGGGGTTGCCGAAACGATCGTGCACACTTGGCTGCCGGATTTCCTCAAGGCACTGAAAGCAACCTATCCGCTTGTCGAGACCGATATCGTCGTCGATGCAACGACGACCCTTCGCAACGAACTCATGTCACACCGGCTCGATCTTGCGGTGCTGATGGGCCCTGTCCTGGAGTACAGCATCGAGAATATCGATATGCCGTCCTTTCCTCTTGTCTGGGTCTGCTCGCCGCAGTTGGAATTGCCCAACCGACGCAAGGTGACGCTGAACGACCTGATGCAGTTTCCTATCATCAGCTATGCGCGCACCACGCGACCCTATAGCGAACTCTACCGCAAGCTCACCGGCGAATTCGAAGAAACGCCGCGCATCTTTCCGGCCAATTCGCTGGCCGCTTCCATCAAGATGACGCTCAACGGAATCGGAATAGCCTCCCTGCCTGAGGGAGTCGTCCAAGACTATATCGCAAGCGGCAAACTGCGCGTCGTCGAATGCGAGTGGCACCCGTCCGACCTGCAGTTTACCGCGTCCTACTCTTCCGAACCATCCAATCCGATAGCGCAGCGGGCGGCAAAACTGGCCGCCTGCGTTGCGCACGCATATGCTGCGAGGACCGATAAGCTTAGGCCCGCGGTTTCTCAGCCGACCAAGGTGGCCGGCAGGTAG